One window from the genome of bacterium HR11 encodes:
- the cheA_1 gene encoding Chemotaxis protein CheA — protein MAARELNPEFLAEAQDILEAIGNVLRQFEQYARVGQFKADLVNQLFRSYHSLKGLSAMLGYTRLSTYTHRLEDVLDRVRLGKIPVSPHLVDLLFDSLETLQRLLQETAGTTEVIDLDQALEAVDRFVESIQRPVLSAEADPLDRLALDAATRQSLTEYEEHRLREAVRQGLRIYSIYLRLPFADFDRVLREANAVLNQHGELISTLPEAGTDPDQIGFRLLWASRVAPDAVGDLLPTAPTRLDLLYPPEGIPPAEPGRPAVEAEAEPSEAEAEPAFLRDLSRSVRVDLQALDAVLNVVGEAAVLRSRQESLIRDLQSRFPEIAGSLTALLQLTQEMATRLGEAQRHLLELRLVPIGTVYGRLERMVRRLARQAGKQVQTVFLGGETRLDKVLIEHIMDPLVHILRNAVDHGIEAPDERRAQGKPETGTVRIEAAQVGQRIALRIADDGRGIQLEKVRRRAIQMGLIDEQAEVTVQDVLRLIFEPGFSSAERVGEVSGRGVGLDIVKQTIERLNGTVTVHTEAGQGTTFEISLPITLAIVPAVIVRVGPERFAVPLALVQEIVEVRPEHLRQVEGQELLHYHEGTVPLIRLGQIFRLTDARDGGFAIVSRAGRQWFALCVDGVERMQEIVIKRIPARLQELRGISGAAEIGEDRPVLVLDPISLTARVFPRRT, from the coding sequence GTGGCCGCCCGAGAGCTGAACCCCGAATTCCTGGCCGAGGCCCAGGACATCCTGGAGGCCATCGGGAACGTCCTCCGGCAGTTCGAGCAGTACGCCCGAGTCGGTCAGTTCAAGGCCGACCTCGTGAACCAGCTCTTTCGGAGCTATCACTCCCTGAAGGGCCTCTCGGCCATGCTGGGCTACACGCGGCTGAGCACTTACACCCACCGGCTCGAGGACGTCCTCGACCGGGTCCGTCTGGGGAAGATCCCCGTGTCGCCCCACCTGGTCGACTTGCTGTTCGACTCTTTGGAGACGCTTCAACGCTTGCTCCAAGAGACGGCCGGGACGACCGAGGTCATCGACCTGGACCAAGCCCTCGAGGCCGTCGACCGCTTTGTCGAAAGCATTCAACGGCCCGTCCTGTCGGCCGAGGCCGACCCCCTGGACCGTCTGGCCCTGGATGCGGCGACTCGCCAGTCGCTGACCGAGTACGAGGAGCACCGTCTCCGGGAGGCGGTCCGCCAGGGCCTGCGTATCTACTCGATTTACCTTCGACTGCCCTTCGCCGACTTCGACCGGGTCCTCCGGGAGGCGAATGCCGTCCTGAATCAGCACGGCGAGCTCATCAGCACGCTCCCGGAGGCCGGGACCGACCCGGACCAGATCGGTTTCCGTCTGCTATGGGCCTCGCGGGTAGCCCCGGACGCCGTGGGGGACTTGCTTCCGACCGCCCCGACCCGGCTGGACCTGCTGTACCCCCCCGAGGGCATACCCCCGGCTGAGCCAGGTCGGCCCGCCGTCGAGGCCGAGGCCGAACCCTCGGAAGCCGAGGCCGAGCCGGCCTTTCTACGAGACCTCAGCCGCTCCGTCCGGGTCGACCTGCAGGCTCTGGATGCCGTCCTGAACGTCGTGGGGGAGGCCGCCGTCCTCCGGTCCCGGCAGGAGAGCCTGATCCGAGACCTCCAGAGCCGTTTTCCGGAGATCGCCGGCTCCCTGACAGCTCTCCTTCAGCTCACCCAGGAGATGGCCACCCGCCTGGGGGAAGCCCAACGGCATTTGCTGGAGCTCCGGCTGGTCCCCATCGGGACGGTCTACGGCCGCCTGGAGCGGATGGTCCGCCGGCTGGCCCGTCAGGCCGGCAAGCAGGTCCAGACGGTCTTCCTGGGCGGCGAGACCCGCCTCGATAAGGTCCTCATCGAGCACATCATGGACCCTCTCGTGCACATCCTGCGAAACGCCGTCGATCACGGCATCGAGGCACCCGACGAGCGACGGGCGCAAGGGAAGCCCGAGACGGGGACGGTCCGTATCGAGGCGGCCCAGGTCGGTCAGCGGATCGCCCTGCGCATCGCCGACGACGGCCGGGGGATTCAGTTGGAAAAGGTCCGCCGGCGGGCCATCCAGATGGGCCTCATCGACGAGCAGGCCGAGGTCACCGTCCAGGACGTCCTGCGGCTCATCTTCGAGCCGGGGTTCTCCTCGGCCGAACGGGTCGGCGAGGTCTCGGGCCGGGGCGTCGGCCTCGACATCGTCAAGCAGACCATCGAGCGCCTGAACGGGACCGTGACGGTCCACACGGAGGCCGGTCAGGGAACGACCTTCGAGATCTCGCTCCCCATCACGCTGGCCATCGTCCCGGCCGTGATCGTCCGGGTCGGCCCGGAGCGATTTGCCGTCCCCCTCGCCCTGGTCCAGGAAATCGTCGAGGTCCGGCCCGAGCATCTCCGACAGGTCGAGGGCCAGGAGCTCCTGCATTACCACGAGGGGACGGTCCCCTTGATCCGGCTGGGTCAGATCTTTCGACTGACGGACGCCCGGGACGGGGGATTCGCCATCGTCAGTCGGGCCGGCCGGCAGTGGTTTGCCCTGTGCGTCGATGGGGTCGAACGGATGCAGGAGATCGTCATCAAACGGATCCCGGCCCGTCTTCAGGAGCTTCGGGGCATCAGCGGGGCCGCCGAGATCGGCGAGGACCGGCCCGTCCTGGTCCTGGACCCCATCAGCTTGACGGCGCGGGTCTTCCCGCGGCGGACGTGA
- the divK gene encoding Polar-differentiation response regulator DivK yields the protein MESSERIAVTCTGCGRRLRIPWKPQAAGVRLRCPVCRHVLVVRRSEAETPVRFQNVLHYMRPQTATVRTFLCYMGTADLGVAQRLTAPLVQEMGADVEIFTDGRSLWEAVRRSPPDLVIVEAWLPGLMGYEVIERVRQDGALRDLPVILLASLTHPGRYRRPPVQFHGADEYIEPDVPIPRFQEVVQRLLRRAPAGESETTVRDEEEARRLARLLLTDFILYHMDRVRAALAAGDLRSALGREIAEFHAYYRRRVDPRIWERHDYFEQFLREIEQSGQVQNLFKDVEV from the coding sequence ATGGAGTCTTCTGAGCGGATTGCCGTCACGTGTACGGGATGCGGTCGGCGTCTGCGGATCCCCTGGAAGCCTCAGGCCGCGGGGGTCCGCCTGAGGTGCCCCGTGTGCCGCCACGTCCTGGTCGTCCGGCGGTCGGAGGCCGAGACGCCCGTTCGATTCCAGAACGTCCTGCACTATATGCGACCGCAGACGGCGACCGTCCGGACCTTCCTCTGCTACATGGGGACGGCCGACCTGGGCGTCGCTCAACGCTTGACGGCTCCCCTCGTCCAGGAAATGGGGGCCGACGTGGAAATCTTCACGGACGGCCGGTCCCTCTGGGAGGCGGTCCGCCGAAGCCCCCCGGACTTGGTCATCGTCGAGGCGTGGCTCCCCGGCCTGATGGGCTATGAGGTCATCGAACGGGTCCGCCAGGATGGGGCCCTACGGGACTTGCCGGTCATCCTGTTGGCCTCGCTGACCCACCCGGGCCGCTACCGCCGGCCGCCGGTCCAATTCCATGGGGCCGACGAGTACATCGAGCCCGACGTCCCCATCCCCCGCTTCCAAGAGGTCGTTCAACGCCTGCTCCGACGCGCCCCGGCCGGCGAGTCCGAGACGACGGTCCGCGATGAGGAAGAGGCCCGCCGCTTGGCCCGGCTCCTCCTGACCGACTTCATCCTGTACCACATGGACCGGGTCCGGGCGGCCCTGGCGGCCGGCGACCTGCGCTCGGCCCTGGGTCGGGAGATCGCCGAGTTCCACGCCTATTACCGGCGTCGGGTCGACCCCCGGATATGGGAACGCCACGATTACTTTGAACAGTTTCTTCGAGAAATCGAGCAGTCCGGTCAGGTCCAGAATCTCTTCAAGGACGTCGAAGTATGA